One Xyrauchen texanus isolate HMW12.3.18 chromosome 2, RBS_HiC_50CHRs, whole genome shotgun sequence genomic window carries:
- the LOC127618984 gene encoding histone H4 yields the protein MSGRGKGGKGLGKGGAKRHRKVLRDNIQGITKPAIRRLARRGGVKRISGLIYEETRGVLKVFLENVIRDAVTYTEHAKRKTVTAMDVVYALKRQGRTLYGFGG from the coding sequence ATGTCTGGAAGAGGTAAAGGCGGTAAAGGACTCGGGAAAGGAGGCGCCAAGCGTCATCGCAAAGTGTTGCGTGATAACATCCAGGGAATCACCAAACCCGCAATCCGTCGTCTCGCTCGCCGTGGCGGTGTCAAGCGTATCTCCGGTCTGATCTACGAGGAGACTCGCGGTGTGTTGAAGGTGTTTCTGGAGAACGTTATCCGTGATGCCGTCACCTACACTGAACACGCCAAGAGAAAGACCGTCACTGCCATGGACGTTGTGTACGCGCTGAAACGACAGGGACGAACTCTGTACGGATTCGGAGGATAA
- the LOC127617836 gene encoding histone H2B-like produces MPDPAKSAPKKGSKKAVTKTAGKGGKKRRKSRKESYAIYVYKVLKQVHPDTGISSKAMGIMNSFVNDIFERIGGEASRLAHYNKRSTITSREIQTAVRLLLPGELAKHAVSEGTKAVTKYTSSK; encoded by the coding sequence ATGCCTGATCCAGCCAAATCCGCCCCGAAGAAGGGATCCAAGAAGGCCGTCACAAAGACCGCCGGTAAGGGAGGAAAGAAGCGCAGAAAGTCCAGGAAGGAGAGTTACGCTATCTACGTGTATAAAGTCCTGAAACAGGTTCATCCTGACACCGGGATCTCTTCCAAGGCGATGGGAATCATGAACTCTTTCGTCAACGACATCTTCGAGCGCATCGGCGGTGAAGCGTCTCGTCTCGCTCACTACAACAAGCGCTCCACCATCACATCGAGAGAGATCCAGACCGCCGTGCGTCTGCTGCTGCCCGGTGAACTGGCCAAACACGCCGTGTCTGAGGGCACAAAAGCCGTCACCAAATACACCAGCTCCAAGTAG
- the LOC127617471 gene encoding histone H3, which yields MARTKQTARKSTGGKAPRKQLATKAARKSAPATGGVKKPHRYRPGTVALREIRRYQKSTELLIRKLPFQRLVREIAQDFKTDLRFQSSAVMALQESSEAYLVGLFEDTNLCAIHAKRVTIMPKDIQLARRIRGERA from the coding sequence ATGGCAAGAACTAAACAGACCGCTCGTAAATCCACCGGTGGAAAAGCCCCGAGGAAGCAGCTCGCTACTAAAGCCGCCCGTAAGAGCGCACCAGCCACCGGCGGAGTCAAGAAGCCTCATCGTTACAGGCCCGGTACCGTGGCTCTGCGAGAGATCCGCCGTTATCAGAAGTCCACTGAGCTGCTGATTCGCAAACTGCCTTTCCAGCGTCTGGTGAGAGAAATCGCTCAGGATTTCAAGACGGATCTGCGCTTCCAGAGTTCCGCTGTCATGGCCCTGCAGGAGTCTAGCGAGGCTTATTTGGTCGGTCTGTTTGAGGACACCAACTTGTGTGCCATCCATGCCAAGAGGGTCACCATCATGCCCAAAGACATTCAGCTGGCCCGCCGCATTCGTGGAGAACGAGCTTAA
- the LOC127617611 gene encoding histone H2A-like yields the protein MSGRGKTGGKARAKAKTRSSRAGLQFPVGRVHRLLRKGNYAQRVGAGAPVYLAAVLEYLTAEILELAGNAARDNKKTRIIPRHLQLAVRNDEELNKLLGGVTIAQGGVLPNIQAVLLPKKTEKPAKK from the coding sequence ATGAGTGGCAGAGGTAAAACCGGCGGGAAAGCGCGAGCAAAGGCTAAAACTCGTTCCTCCAGGGCAGGACTGCAGTTCCCCGTCGGTCGTGTTCACAGGCTGCTCCGCAAAGGAAACTACGCACAGCGCGTTGGTGCCGGTGCTCCTGTTTATCTGGCCGCTGTGCTCGAGTATCTCACCGCTGAAATCCTGGAGTTGGCTGGAAACGCCGCTCGGGACAACAAGAAGACTCGTATCATTCCCCGTCACCTGCAGCTGGCAGTGCGGAACGACGAGGAGTTGAACAAACTCTTGGGTGGAGTGACCATCGCTCAGGGTGGTGTGCTGCCCAACATCCAGGCTGTGCTGCTGCCCAAGAAGACCGAGAAACCCGCCAAGAAGTAA